In the genome of Streptomyces collinus, one region contains:
- a CDS encoding ABC transporter permease produces MSVVPADVLPGSALAVEEPAACAAELGPRARLWPSLAAVYRAQLSRARVARIPLLFVATFQSVGIMILMRGVVDDGAEAQAVVAGSSVLVVAFVALNLLAQYFGQLRASGGLDHYATLPVPPAAVVLGAAGAYASFTVPGTVVTAVFGCVLFGLPMAHLWVLMAVIPLAGAALAGLGAALGLLAPRPELATLLGQLGMSAALLLGVLPADRMPEVVRFTRDLLPSTYGVEAFARTFGPHPDWAFVLGDLAVCGVVGVVSLAVATWAYRRAAVR; encoded by the coding sequence GTGAGTGTCGTACCCGCCGATGTCCTGCCGGGCAGTGCCCTGGCCGTGGAGGAGCCCGCCGCGTGCGCGGCCGAGCTCGGACCTCGGGCGCGGCTGTGGCCGTCGCTGGCGGCCGTGTACCGGGCCCAGCTGTCCCGGGCGCGGGTGGCGCGGATCCCGCTGCTGTTCGTGGCGACCTTCCAGTCGGTCGGGATCATGATCCTGATGCGCGGGGTCGTGGACGACGGGGCGGAGGCGCAGGCCGTCGTCGCCGGGTCGTCGGTCCTGGTGGTGGCCTTCGTCGCGCTGAACCTGCTCGCGCAGTACTTCGGGCAGCTGCGGGCCAGTGGCGGGCTCGACCACTACGCGACGCTGCCGGTGCCGCCGGCGGCCGTGGTGCTGGGCGCGGCGGGCGCGTACGCCTCGTTCACCGTGCCCGGGACCGTCGTGACCGCGGTGTTCGGCTGTGTGCTGTTCGGGCTGCCGATGGCCCATCTGTGGGTCCTCATGGCGGTGATCCCGCTCGCGGGCGCCGCGCTGGCCGGGCTCGGTGCGGCGCTGGGACTGCTCGCGCCCCGGCCTGAACTGGCCACGCTGCTCGGACAGCTGGGCATGTCGGCGGCGCTGCTGCTGGGCGTGCTGCCCGCGGACCGGATGCCGGAGGTCGTGCGCTTCACGCGGGACCTGCTGCCGTCGACGTACGGCGTGGAGGCCTTCGCGCGGACCTTCGGACCGCATCCCGACTGGGCCTTCGTGCTCGGTGACCTCGCCGTGTGCGGGGTGGTGGGCGTCGTCTCGCTGGCCGTGGCGACCTGGGCCTACCGCCGGGCGGCCGTCCGGTGA
- a CDS encoding ABC transporter ATP-binding protein, whose protein sequence is MCAVRGLTKTYPAVRGRRGTPGTPEVRATDDVTLDIRRGEIFGLLGPNGAGKSTLVRQLTGLMRPDRGSVEILGHDIVRHPERAARILAYLGQESTALDELTVSLAAETTGRLRGLDVRQARAERDAVLDELGLAPLAGRPLKKLSGGQRRLACFAAALVGERPLLVLDEPTTGMDPVARRAVWSAVDRRRAEHGTTVLLVTHNVIEAETVLDRVAVLDRGRVIACDTPAGLKEQVAGEVRVDLVWRDAAPLHVPEVAALKDRVVESGRRWTLRLGPEEARAVVATVTGGAAFAALDDFTLATPSLEDVYLALGGAVQQGLVKV, encoded by the coding sequence GTGTGCGCGGTGCGCGGGCTGACCAAGACCTATCCGGCGGTCCGGGGCCGGCGCGGCACACCCGGAACACCCGAGGTCCGGGCCACGGACGACGTGACGCTGGACATCCGCCGCGGCGAGATCTTCGGCCTGCTCGGTCCCAACGGGGCCGGCAAGTCCACCCTCGTGCGCCAGCTGACCGGGCTGATGCGGCCCGACCGTGGCAGCGTGGAGATCCTCGGGCACGACATCGTCCGCCACCCCGAGCGGGCCGCGCGGATCCTCGCCTACCTCGGGCAGGAGTCGACCGCCCTCGACGAGCTGACCGTCTCGCTCGCCGCCGAGACCACCGGGCGGCTGCGCGGCCTGGACGTACGGCAGGCGCGGGCCGAGCGGGACGCCGTCCTCGACGAGCTGGGGCTCGCGCCGCTCGCCGGGCGGCCGCTGAAGAAGCTCTCCGGGGGCCAGCGGCGCCTGGCGTGCTTCGCGGCGGCCCTGGTGGGGGAGCGGCCGCTGCTCGTGCTCGACGAGCCGACCACCGGCATGGACCCGGTGGCGCGGCGGGCCGTGTGGTCCGCTGTCGACCGGCGCCGGGCCGAGCACGGGACGACCGTGCTGCTCGTCACCCACAACGTCATCGAGGCCGAGACGGTGCTGGACCGGGTGGCCGTCCTCGACCGGGGGCGGGTGATCGCCTGCGACACCCCCGCCGGGCTCAAGGAGCAGGTCGCCGGTGAGGTGCGCGTCGACCTGGTGTGGCGGGACGCGGCTCCGCTGCACGTGCCCGAGGTGGCCGCGCTGAAGGACCGCGTCGTGGAGTCGGGCCGCCGCTGGACGCTGCGGCTCGGGCCCGAGGAGGCCCGGGCGGTCGTCGCGACCGTCACCGGCGGGGCCGCCTTCGCCGCCCTGGACGACTTCACCCTGGCCACGCCGAGCCTGGAGGACGTGTACCTCGCCCTCGGCGGTGCCGTCCAGCAGGGGCTGGTGAAGGTGTGA
- a CDS encoding NYN domain-containing protein translates to MDRCIVLVDAGYLLGAAASLLAGEPSRSRITVDHTALIQGLRERAESDTQQPLLRIYWFDGAPDRVPQPEHRRLRVMPRVTVRLGALTRSDGRWAQKGVDAAMHAELTELARNRACSDVVLVTGDGDLLPGMMAAKEHGVAVHLWAVQAADGDYNQSEDLVAEADERRVLDRTWITKAVRAKDYTGACAPQPAPRPEIAAILSAPLPESALGATSDRPAPQPRHPAETGPGQNGTEERVPAAKGVPTPKDLAALRAPGTQPAQQPASATLRWSSDKGWVDRPTAEPPEAASMPTLAQLTTAEQRWADREEDITTVGGDPFEVGQVFARRWVERLGDQNHLQKLSGMYPRIPHRVDGELLRYAARFGLLAHKDDQIDERDRYAIRAGFWREISVRTGVEHPPLDD, encoded by the coding sequence GTGGACCGCTGCATCGTCCTGGTGGACGCTGGGTATCTGCTGGGAGCCGCGGCGAGTCTCCTCGCCGGAGAGCCCTCGCGGTCCCGGATCACCGTCGACCACACCGCCCTCATCCAGGGGCTGCGCGAACGCGCCGAATCCGACACACAGCAGCCGCTGCTACGCATCTACTGGTTCGACGGCGCCCCGGACCGCGTCCCGCAACCCGAGCACCGCAGGCTGCGCGTGATGCCCCGGGTCACCGTCCGGCTCGGCGCACTGACCCGCAGCGACGGCCGCTGGGCCCAGAAGGGCGTGGACGCCGCGATGCACGCCGAGCTGACCGAACTGGCCCGCAACCGAGCCTGTTCCGACGTCGTCCTCGTCACCGGCGACGGCGATCTGCTGCCCGGCATGATGGCCGCCAAGGAGCACGGCGTCGCCGTCCACCTGTGGGCCGTCCAGGCCGCCGACGGCGACTACAACCAGTCCGAGGACCTGGTCGCCGAGGCCGACGAGCGGCGCGTCCTGGACCGCACATGGATCACCAAGGCCGTCCGCGCGAAGGACTACACCGGGGCGTGCGCGCCGCAGCCCGCGCCCCGGCCCGAGATCGCCGCGATCCTCTCCGCGCCGCTGCCCGAGTCCGCGCTCGGTGCCACGTCCGACCGGCCCGCCCCGCAGCCCCGCCACCCGGCGGAGACCGGTCCCGGGCAGAACGGCACCGAGGAGCGGGTGCCCGCCGCCAAAGGGGTCCCCACGCCCAAGGACCTGGCCGCCCTGCGGGCCCCCGGCACCCAGCCCGCCCAGCAGCCCGCCTCCGCCACCCTCCGGTGGTCCTCCGACAAAGGCTGGGTCGACCGGCCCACGGCCGAGCCCCCCGAGGCCGCTTCGATGCCGACGCTCGCCCAGCTGACCACGGCGGAGCAGCGGTGGGCCGACCGCGAGGAGGACATCACCACCGTCGGCGGTGACCCCTTCGAAGTGGGGCAGGTCTTCGCGAGGCGCTGGGTGGAGCGCCTCGGCGACCAGAACCACCTGCAGAAACTGTCCGGGATGTACCCGCGCATCCCGCACCGCGTCGACGGGGAGCTGCTGCGCTACGCCGCCCGGTTCGGCCTGCTCGCCCACAAGGACGACCAGATCGACGAGCGGGACCGCTACGCCATCCGGGCCGGCTTCTGGCGGGAGATCAGCGTGCGCACGGGCGTGGAGCACCCACCCCTCGACGACTGA
- the dnaE gene encoding DNA polymerase III subunit alpha, protein MSKPPFTHLHVHTQYSLLDGAARLKDMFNACNEMGMTHIAMSDHGNLHGAYDFFHTAQKSGVTPIIGIEAYVAPESRRNKRKIQWGQPHQKRDDVSGSGGYTHKTMWAVNSTGLHNIFRLSSDAYAEGWLQKWPRMDKETIAQWSEGIVASTGCPSGEVQTRLRLGHFDEALKAAADYQDIFGKDRYFLELMDHGIEIEHRVRDGLLEIGKKLGIPPLVTNDSHYTYAHEASAHDALLCIQTGKNLSDPDRFRFDGTGYYLKSTDEMYAIDSSDAWQEGCANTRLIAEMVDTTGMFEKRDLMPKFDIPEGYTEVSWFREETLRGMHRRFPDGIPDDRMKQVEYEMDTIISMGFPGYFLVVADFIMWAKKQGIAVGPGRGSAAGSIVAYALGITDLDPIPHGLIFERFLNPERISMPDVDIDFDERRRVEVIRYVTEKYGADKVAMIGTYGTIKAKNAIKDSARVLGYPYAMGDRLTKAMPADVLGKGINLDGITNPEHPRYSEAGEIRAMYENEPDVKKVIDTAKGVEGLVRQMGVHAAGVIMSSETITDHVPVWVRHTDKVTITQWDYPSCESLGLLKMDFLGLRNLTIMDDAVKMVKSNKGIDIDLLSLPLDDPTTFELLQRGDTLGVFQFDGGPMRSLLRLMKPDNFEDISAVSALYRPGPMGMNSHTNYALRKNGQQDITPIHPELEEPLKEVLDVTYGLIVYQEQVQKAAQIIAGYSLGEADILRRVMGKKKPEELAKNFVLFQEGARKKGFSDEAIQGLWDVLVPFAGYAFNKAHSAAYGLVSYWTAYLKANHPAEYMAALLTSVKDDKDKSAVYLNECRRMGIKVLPPDVNESMSNFAAQGDDVILFGLSAVRNVGTNVVESIIRCRKAKGKYVSFPDYLDKVEAVVCNKRTTESLIKAGAFDAMGHTRKGLTAHYEPMIDNVVAVKRKEAEGQFDLFGGMGEAETSEPGFGLDVEFSPDEWDKTYLLAQEREMLGLYVSDHPLFGLEHILSDKADAGISQLTGGEHSDGAVVTIGGIISGLQRKMTKQGNAWAIATVEDLAGSIECMFFPATYQLVSTQLVEDAVVFVKGRLDKREDIPRLVAMELMVPDLSNAGTNAPVVLTIPATRVTPPLVSRLGEVLSHHKGDSEVRIKLQGPTKTTVLRLDRHRVKPDPALFGDLKVLLGPSCLAG, encoded by the coding sequence GTGTCAAAGCCGCCGTTCACGCACCTGCACGTCCACACCCAGTACTCGCTGCTGGACGGTGCCGCGCGGCTCAAGGACATGTTCAACGCGTGCAACGAGATGGGCATGACGCACATCGCCATGTCCGACCACGGCAACCTCCACGGCGCCTACGACTTCTTCCACACCGCCCAGAAGTCCGGTGTGACCCCGATCATCGGGATCGAGGCCTATGTCGCGCCCGAGTCCCGGCGCAACAAGCGCAAGATCCAGTGGGGCCAGCCGCACCAGAAGCGGGACGACGTCTCCGGTTCCGGTGGTTACACCCACAAGACGATGTGGGCCGTGAACAGCACCGGCCTGCACAACATCTTCCGGCTGTCCTCCGACGCGTATGCCGAAGGCTGGCTGCAGAAGTGGCCCCGGATGGACAAGGAGACCATCGCCCAGTGGTCCGAGGGGATCGTCGCCTCCACCGGCTGCCCCTCCGGCGAGGTCCAGACCCGGCTGCGCCTCGGCCACTTCGACGAGGCGCTCAAGGCCGCCGCCGACTACCAGGACATCTTCGGCAAGGACCGCTACTTCCTGGAGCTGATGGACCACGGCATCGAGATCGAGCACCGGGTCCGCGACGGCCTCCTGGAGATCGGCAAGAAGCTCGGCATCCCCCCGCTGGTCACCAACGACTCGCACTACACGTACGCGCACGAGGCGAGCGCCCACGACGCCCTGCTGTGCATCCAGACCGGCAAGAACCTCTCCGACCCCGACCGCTTCCGGTTCGACGGCACCGGCTACTACCTGAAGTCCACGGACGAGATGTACGCCATCGACTCCTCGGACGCCTGGCAGGAGGGCTGCGCCAACACCCGCCTGATCGCCGAGATGGTCGACACCACGGGCATGTTCGAGAAGCGCGACCTCATGCCCAAGTTCGACATCCCGGAGGGGTACACGGAGGTCAGCTGGTTCCGCGAGGAGACCCTGCGCGGCATGCACCGCCGCTTCCCGGACGGCATCCCGGACGACCGCATGAAGCAGGTCGAGTACGAGATGGACACCATCATCTCGATGGGCTTCCCGGGCTACTTCCTCGTGGTCGCCGACTTCATCATGTGGGCCAAGAAGCAGGGCATCGCGGTCGGCCCCGGCCGAGGCTCCGCGGCCGGCTCGATCGTCGCCTACGCCCTCGGCATCACCGACCTCGACCCCATCCCGCACGGCCTGATCTTCGAGCGGTTCCTCAACCCCGAGCGCATCTCCATGCCCGATGTCGACATCGACTTCGACGAGCGCCGGCGCGTCGAGGTGATCCGCTACGTGACGGAGAAGTACGGCGCCGACAAGGTCGCCATGATCGGCACGTACGGCACCATCAAGGCCAAGAACGCGATCAAGGACTCCGCGCGCGTGCTGGGCTACCCGTACGCGATGGGCGACCGCCTCACCAAGGCCATGCCCGCCGACGTCCTCGGCAAGGGCATCAACCTCGACGGCATCACCAACCCCGAGCACCCCCGCTACTCGGAGGCGGGCGAGATCCGGGCGATGTACGAGAACGAGCCGGACGTGAAGAAGGTCATCGACACCGCCAAGGGCGTCGAGGGCCTGGTCCGGCAGATGGGCGTGCACGCCGCCGGCGTGATCATGTCCAGCGAGACCATCACCGACCACGTCCCCGTCTGGGTCAGGCACACGGACAAGGTCACCATCACCCAGTGGGACTACCCGAGCTGCGAGTCGCTCGGCCTGCTGAAGATGGACTTCCTCGGCCTGCGCAACCTGACGATCATGGACGACGCCGTCAAGATGGTGAAGTCCAACAAGGGGATCGACATCGATCTCCTGAGCCTCCCGCTCGACGACCCCACGACCTTCGAACTGCTCCAGCGCGGCGACACCCTCGGCGTCTTCCAGTTCGACGGCGGCCCCATGCGCTCCCTGCTCCGGCTGATGAAGCCGGACAACTTCGAAGACATCTCCGCCGTGTCGGCCCTGTACCGCCCGGGCCCCATGGGCATGAACTCCCACACGAACTACGCGCTGCGCAAGAACGGCCAGCAGGACATCACGCCCATCCACCCCGAGCTGGAGGAGCCGCTCAAGGAGGTCCTGGACGTCACCTACGGCCTGATCGTCTACCAGGAGCAGGTGCAGAAGGCCGCCCAGATCATCGCCGGCTACTCGCTCGGCGAGGCCGACATCCTCCGCCGCGTGATGGGCAAGAAGAAGCCCGAGGAGCTGGCGAAGAACTTCGTCCTCTTCCAGGAGGGCGCCCGCAAGAAGGGCTTCAGCGACGAGGCCATCCAGGGCCTCTGGGACGTGCTGGTCCCCTTCGCCGGCTACGCGTTCAACAAGGCGCACTCCGCCGCGTACGGACTCGTCTCGTACTGGACGGCCTACCTCAAGGCGAACCACCCCGCCGAGTACATGGCCGCGCTGCTCACGTCCGTGAAGGACGACAAGGACAAGTCGGCCGTCTACCTCAACGAGTGCCGCCGCATGGGCATCAAGGTGCTCCCGCCGGACGTCAACGAGTCGATGTCCAACTTCGCGGCCCAGGGCGACGACGTGATCCTCTTCGGCCTCTCCGCCGTCCGCAACGTCGGCACGAACGTGGTCGAGTCGATCATCAGGTGCCGCAAGGCCAAGGGGAAGTACGTCTCCTTCCCGGACTACCTCGACAAGGTGGAGGCGGTGGTCTGCAACAAGCGCACCACCGAATCGCTGATCAAGGCCGGCGCCTTCGACGCGATGGGCCACACCCGCAAGGGTCTGACCGCGCACTACGAGCCGATGATCGACAACGTGGTCGCGGTCAAGCGCAAGGAGGCCGAGGGGCAGTTCGACCTCTTCGGCGGCATGGGCGAGGCCGAGACCAGCGAGCCGGGCTTCGGACTCGACGTGGAGTTCTCCCCCGACGAGTGGGACAAGACCTATCTGCTCGCCCAGGAGCGGGAGATGCTCGGTCTGTACGTCTCCGACCACCCGCTGTTCGGCCTGGAGCACATCCTGTCCGACAAGGCCGACGCGGGCATCTCCCAGCTGACCGGAGGTGAGCACTCCGACGGCGCGGTCGTCACCATCGGCGGCATCATCTCCGGCTTGCAGCGCAAGATGACCAAGCAGGGCAACGCCTGGGCCATCGCCACCGTCGAGGACCTCGCCGGCTCCATCGAGTGCATGTTCTTCCCCGCGACCTACCAGCTGGTCTCGACCCAACTCGTCGAGGACGCCGTGGTGTTCGTCAAGGGCCGTCTCGACAAGCGCGAGGACATCCCGCGGCTCGTCGCGATGGAGCTGATGGTGCCGGACCTGTCGAACGCGGGCACCAACGCGCCCGTGGTCCTCACCATCCCGGCCACCCGGGTCACCCCGCCGCTGGTCAGCCGCCTCGGCGAGGTGCTCAGCCACCACAAGGGCGACAGCGAGGTCCGGATCAAGCTCCAGGGACCGACCAAGACGACCGTGCTGCGGCTGGACCGGCACCGGGTGAAGCCGGACCCGGCGCTCTTCGGAGACCTGAAGGTGCTGCTCGGGCCGTCCTGCCTGGCCGGGTGA
- a CDS encoding DUF2252 domain-containing protein, with amino-acid sequence MSFPQLDGEHRGEEILAVFDTAFGELLAADPAAFRVKFRKMAASAFAFYRGTAGLFYHDLTVSDQFGSKQGGPYLDERTSRVWIHGDLHAENFGTYMDANGRLIFNVNDFDEAYVGPFTWDLKRLAASIALIGYAKALSDEQISELVTIYAVAYRERIHALATGAKSDEVPPFTLDTAQGPLLDALRDARSLTRFGLLDSMTEIRDFERRFASGGGSVELDAATRYKVLAAFDGYLETLPDSSLARPDSYRVKDVVGRRGIGIGSAGLPSYNILLEGHSDALENDVVIYIKQAQTPAVSRHITDPEIRGYFQHEGHRTVISQRALQAHADPWLGWTELDGAGQLVAEVSPYAVDLDWGDIDDPEEIAQVVADLGRATATMHSAADDQSGESLVPFSTERAIDAALAADEEGFAPLLVDFAHTYGARARADHQTFVDLFRNGRIPGL; translated from the coding sequence ATGTCGTTCCCGCAGCTCGACGGCGAGCACCGCGGTGAGGAGATCCTCGCCGTCTTCGACACCGCCTTCGGCGAGCTCCTGGCCGCCGACCCGGCCGCGTTCCGCGTGAAGTTCCGCAAGATGGCGGCCTCGGCCTTCGCCTTCTACCGGGGGACGGCGGGCCTCTTCTACCACGACCTGACCGTGTCTGATCAGTTCGGGTCGAAGCAGGGCGGCCCGTACCTGGACGAGCGCACCTCGCGCGTGTGGATCCACGGCGACCTGCACGCGGAGAACTTCGGCACGTACATGGACGCCAACGGCCGCCTGATCTTCAACGTCAACGACTTCGACGAGGCCTACGTCGGCCCCTTCACCTGGGACCTCAAGCGCCTCGCCGCCTCCATCGCGCTGATCGGCTACGCGAAGGCGCTCAGCGACGAGCAGATCTCCGAGCTGGTGACGATCTACGCGGTCGCCTACCGCGAGCGGATCCACGCCCTGGCGACGGGCGCGAAGAGCGACGAGGTGCCGCCGTTCACGCTGGACACCGCGCAGGGCCCGCTGCTGGACGCGCTGCGTGACGCCCGCTCGCTGACCCGCTTCGGCCTGCTGGACTCGATGACGGAGATCCGCGACTTCGAGCGCCGCTTCGCCTCCGGAGGCGGCTCCGTCGAGCTGGACGCGGCCACCCGCTACAAGGTCCTCGCCGCCTTCGACGGCTACCTGGAGACGCTCCCGGACAGCTCGCTGGCCCGCCCGGACTCCTACCGCGTGAAGGACGTGGTCGGCCGGCGCGGCATCGGCATCGGCTCGGCGGGGCTGCCGTCGTACAACATCCTGCTGGAGGGGCACAGCGACGCCCTGGAGAACGATGTCGTGATCTACATCAAGCAGGCCCAGACCCCGGCCGTCTCCCGGCACATCACGGACCCGGAGATCCGCGGCTACTTCCAGCACGAGGGGCACCGCACGGTCATCTCCCAGCGTGCCCTGCAGGCGCACGCCGACCCATGGCTGGGCTGGACGGAGCTGGACGGCGCGGGACAGCTGGTCGCCGAGGTCTCGCCGTACGCGGTGGACCTCGACTGGGGAGACATCGACGACCCGGAGGAGATCGCCCAGGTGGTGGCCGACCTCGGCCGGGCGACGGCTACGATGCACTCGGCGGCGGACGACCAGTCCGGTGAGTCCCTGGTGCCGTTCTCCACGGAGCGGGCCATCGACGCGGCGCTCGCGGCCGACGAGGAGGGCTTCGCCCCCCTGCTGGTCGACTTCGCGCACACCTACGGCGCACGCGCGCGTGCCGACCACCAGACCTTCGTGGACCTGTTCCGCAACGGACGGATTCCGGGGCTGTGA
- a CDS encoding thioredoxin domain-containing protein, with protein sequence MSKRNSQSAKTAARERLRIEREREAKRAKTKRQVIVACSIVGVLAIAGGIGYAVVQANKPTHWEAVKDEKVVTPANTTGTDGTTVVIGKDSAKKTLKIYEDPRCPVCAQFEQTVGPTVKKDIDDGKYKMQFVGATFIDNKDNGEGSKNALSAMGAALNVSDQAFLDYKAALYSAKYHPEETTDKFKDDSYLIKVADAVPELKGNKKFQDAVEKGTYDAWAMAMSKTFDDNKDGVKGTPGFVMDGKQLTADSQGTPLMTVADFNRVVGEALKK encoded by the coding sequence ATGAGCAAGCGCAACAGCCAGTCGGCGAAGACCGCGGCCCGCGAGCGGCTGCGCATCGAGCGCGAGCGCGAGGCCAAGCGGGCGAAGACCAAGCGGCAGGTCATCGTCGCCTGCTCCATCGTCGGTGTCCTGGCGATAGCCGGTGGCATCGGGTACGCGGTCGTCCAGGCCAACAAGCCCACCCACTGGGAGGCGGTCAAGGACGAGAAGGTCGTCACGCCGGCCAACACCACGGGCACCGACGGCACCACGGTCGTCATCGGCAAGGACTCGGCGAAGAAGACGCTGAAGATCTACGAGGACCCGCGCTGTCCCGTGTGCGCCCAGTTCGAGCAGACCGTCGGCCCGACCGTGAAGAAGGACATCGACGACGGCAAGTACAAGATGCAGTTCGTCGGCGCCACCTTCATCGACAACAAGGACAACGGCGAGGGCTCCAAGAACGCGCTGAGCGCCATGGGCGCCGCGCTGAACGTGAGCGACCAGGCGTTCCTCGACTACAAGGCCGCGCTGTACTCGGCGAAGTACCACCCGGAGGAGACGACCGACAAGTTCAAGGACGACAGCTACCTGATCAAGGTCGCGGACGCCGTCCCCGAGCTGAAGGGGAACAAGAAGTTCCAGGACGCGGTCGAGAAGGGCACCTACGACGCCTGGGCCATGGCCATGTCGAAGACCTTCGACGACAACAAGGACGGCGTGAAGGGCACTCCGGGCTTCGTCATGGACGGCAAGCAGCTCACCGCCGACAGCCAGGGCACACCGCTGATGACGGTGGCCGACTTCAACCGGGTCGTGGGCGAGGCCCTCAAGAAGTGA
- a CDS encoding alkaline phosphatase D family protein, translating to MTSRYRSSNTSEGINSLTPRRRTVVKAAAATAVLAGPLAATLPARAVDQAPAFLHGVASGDPLPDGVLLWTRVTPVPEAIPGSGAGPDTEVSWTVAEDKAFTTVVAKGSTTATAASDHTVKADIRGLKPGTDYWFRFSAGGTDSPAARTRTAPAHDAAVTGLRFGVVSCANWEAGWFSPYRHLAARGDLDAWLHLGDYIYEYGTGEYGTRGKVVRPHAPAHEIVTLADYRTRHARYKTDPDLQALHAAAPVVAIWDDHEFANDAWPGGAENHTEGAEGTWSARQAAAKQAYFEWMPVRTAIAGTTYRRLRFGKLADLSLLDLRSFRSQQVKVGNGEVDDPDRTLTGRAQLDWLKAGLTSSDTTWRLVGNSVMISPFAIGSLSADLLKPLAKLLGLPQEGLALNTDQWDGYTDDRREILAHLRTNAIRNTVFLTGDIHMAWANDVPVDAGTYPLSPSAATEFVVTSVTSDNLDDIVKVPEGTVSAVAAPVIRAANRHVHWVDTDRHGFGVLDITAERAQMDFYVVSDRAKRDASAKWSRSYRTRSGTQKVERTYDPV from the coding sequence GTGACCAGTCGATACAGATCATCGAATACGTCAGAGGGCATCAACTCCCTCACCCCGCGCCGCCGTACGGTCGTCAAGGCCGCGGCGGCGACCGCTGTCCTGGCCGGCCCACTGGCGGCGACCCTGCCGGCGCGCGCCGTCGACCAGGCTCCCGCCTTCCTGCACGGCGTCGCCTCCGGGGACCCGCTGCCGGACGGCGTCCTGCTGTGGACCCGCGTCACTCCGGTACCGGAGGCGATACCCGGCTCCGGAGCCGGCCCGGACACCGAGGTGAGCTGGACCGTCGCCGAGGACAAGGCGTTCACCACCGTCGTCGCCAAGGGCTCGACCACCGCCACGGCCGCCTCCGACCACACCGTGAAGGCCGACATCCGCGGCCTCAAGCCGGGTACCGACTACTGGTTCCGCTTCTCCGCCGGCGGCACCGACTCCCCCGCCGCACGCACCCGCACCGCCCCCGCGCACGACGCGGCCGTCACGGGCCTGCGCTTCGGCGTGGTCTCCTGCGCCAACTGGGAGGCCGGCTGGTTCTCCCCGTACCGCCACCTCGCGGCCCGCGGCGACCTGGACGCCTGGCTGCACCTCGGCGACTACATCTACGAGTACGGCACCGGCGAGTACGGCACCCGCGGCAAGGTCGTCCGCCCGCACGCCCCGGCCCACGAGATCGTCACGCTCGCCGACTACCGCACCCGGCACGCCCGGTACAAGACCGACCCGGACCTTCAGGCGCTGCACGCCGCGGCCCCGGTCGTGGCGATCTGGGACGACCACGAGTTCGCTAACGACGCCTGGCCGGGCGGGGCGGAGAACCACACGGAGGGCGCGGAGGGCACCTGGTCCGCCCGTCAGGCCGCCGCCAAACAGGCCTACTTCGAGTGGATGCCGGTGCGCACGGCGATCGCGGGCACCACCTACCGCCGGCTGCGCTTCGGCAAGCTCGCCGACCTCTCCCTGCTGGACCTGCGCTCCTTCCGCTCGCAGCAGGTCAAGGTCGGCAACGGCGAGGTCGACGACCCGGACCGCACGCTCACCGGCCGTGCCCAGCTGGACTGGCTCAAGGCGGGGCTGACGTCGTCCGACACCACCTGGCGGCTGGTCGGCAACTCGGTGATGATCTCGCCGTTCGCCATCGGCTCGCTCTCCGCCGATCTGCTGAAGCCGCTGGCCAAGCTGCTGGGCCTGCCCCAGGAGGGACTCGCCCTCAACACCGACCAGTGGGACGGCTACACCGACGACCGCCGCGAGATCCTGGCGCACCTGCGGACGAACGCGATCCGCAACACCGTCTTCCTCACCGGCGACATCCACATGGCCTGGGCCAACGACGTGCCGGTGGACGCCGGTACGTATCCGCTGTCCCCGTCGGCCGCCACGGAGTTCGTCGTCACCTCGGTCACCTCGGACAACCTCGACGACATCGTCAAGGTTCCGGAGGGCACGGTCTCCGCGGTCGCCGCGCCGGTCATCCGCGCCGCCAACCGCCATGTCCACTGGGTCGACACCGACCGGCACGGCTTCGGCGTCCTGGACATCACGGCCGAGCGCGCGCAGATGGACTTCTACGTCGTCTCCGACCGCGCGAAGCGCGACGCGAGCGCCAAGTGGTCCCGCTCGTACCGCACCCGCAGCGGCACGCAGAAGGTCGAGCGCACCTACGACCCGGTGTAA